The Mycobacterium sp. SMC-2 genome contains a region encoding:
- a CDS encoding helix-turn-helix domain-containing protein, with translation MDIGSPDVNRPDLANPNPFLTVAEVAAHYRTTDRTVQRWIREGKLPAVRVPGGRSYRINKADVEAFAEAAS, from the coding sequence GCTCACCCGATGTTAATCGGCCCGACCTTGCCAACCCCAACCCGTTCCTTACCGTCGCCGAAGTAGCAGCCCACTACCGCACCACCGACCGCACTGTGCAGCGGTGGATCCGCGAGGGAAAGTTGCCTGCGGTCCGCGTCCCGGGCGGCCGTAGCTACCGAATCAATAAGGCCGACGTCGAAGCGTTCGCCGAGGCCGCGTCGTGA